The following proteins are encoded in a genomic region of Dromaius novaehollandiae isolate bDroNov1 chromosome 29, bDroNov1.hap1, whole genome shotgun sequence:
- the RPRD2 gene encoding regulation of nuclear pre-mRNA domain-containing protein 2: MAAGGGGSGKASSSAASSSSAGALEASLDRKFQAVTNTMESIQGLSSWCLENKRHHSTIVYHWMKWLRRSAFPHRLNLFYLANDVIQNCKRKNAIVFRDTFAEVLPEAASLVKDPSVSKSIERIFKIWEDRNVYPEETILALKEALSTTFKSQKQLKETLNKQPNKPWKKSQTSTNPKAALKSKIVAEFRPQSLIDELLLYKRSEDQIELKEKQLSTMRVDVCSTETLKCLKDKTGGKKFSKEFEEASSKLEEFVNGLDKQVKNGPSLTEALENAGIFYEAQYKEVKVVANAYKTFANRVSNLKKKLDQLKATLPDPEESPVPSPSMDAPSPTGSESPFQGMGEEDSSRSPVVGSRKTVSPEPVTDNRDVEDMELSDVEDDTSKIIVEERKEKQAAPASAPAKAESVPKAVPSTAAIGTTSVTVTTPAQTPVTPPTPKAVSTAPVPPSPALALPNLANVDLAKISSILSSLTSVMKNTGVSPASRPSPGTPTSPTTLTGGLKTPVMGTPSAPSNPLANILSKVEITPESILSALSKTQTQTAPALQGLSSLLQSVAGNTVQSSETASQSTSASPANTTVPCMKGRNLPTNTQPFISKSFGYSPNSSTAEVSSTSVNKAPIGHTPGLSSSSFKPPTNSLGFSSSHPTSPSSLLPTETSMSQSSEISKAKLESEPPSPSLEMKIHNFLKGNPGFSGLNLNIPILSSLGSNIATESHSSDFQRGPTSTSMDNVDGTPVRDERSGTPTQDEMMDKPTSSNVDTISLLSKIMSPGSSTPSSTRSPLQSRDDGYSQELSNSVHTYRPFSLGRDSPASMYKQSADSMEIPSSLMDSSQEKFYPDTSFQEDEDYRDFDYSGPPPSAMLNLEKKPAKSILKSSKLSEATEYQPVLSSYSQRSQEFSVKSSFPQSMRSILDQSESCDPLSSSPGMYGSYGLRGNDSTSDGSPSPSKNDVFFAPDSNHNNLPKSVVHSGLAQKQYPDSPHSLSHRSLFSSPNALSSPAGRAATSSVEKSLGSSISATSTMEFKNMLKNASRKPSEEKHFSQVSKGGSGEGVGLSSHGQAGVPKGEQQQEEHYRIETRVSSSCLDLPDSTEEKGAPIETLGYHNASSRGMPGEPIQTVESIRVLGKGSRGHGREASRAGWFEIGNTGSAFDNGPSSASELPGMGGGGGIAGFQAQYKEHVPPFPESVNNFRANNFSPAFEHRIPPPIAPPPLEHGTPFPRDQVGAPAGPPAAPPKDHGGLFPRDHSVPPHMPPVDHANPFSKETPAALPLPHGVPPPPAAEHGGVPFPAPPPPPVPGEHPGVPFPAQPPPAGEHGAVPFPAPALPVEHGGGGGGGFAKEHGGLHQGTVKEHFGAHPAPREHPAPAPLGRGRDGAGLASLPREQLGPSRGVGPAHRDGGGRGSGGGGGGGVMMRNPRPDFRPREPFVNRDPFHSLKRPRPPFGRGSPFFAPKRPFFPPRY, translated from the exons atggcggccggcggcggcggcagcggcaagGCCTCCTCGTCGGCGGCGTCGTCGTCCTCGGCGGGCGCCCTGGAGGCCTCGCTCGACAGGAAGTTCCAGGCGGTCACCAACACCATGGAGTCCATCCAGGGGCTGTCGTCGTGGTGCCTGGAGAACAAGCGGCACCACAGCACCATCGTCTACCACTGGATGAAGTGGCTGCGGCGCT CTGCCTTTCCTCATCGATTGAATCTTTTTTACTTGGCCAATGATGTCATACAgaactgcaagagaaaaaatgCAATTGTATTTCGTGATACGTTTGCAGAAGTGCTTCCCGAAGCAGCTTCGTTAGTGAA ggatcCATCAGTTTCTAAATCTATAGAGAGAATCTTTAAAATCTGGGAAGACAGAAATGTGTACCCGGAAGAAACCATTTTGGCACTAAAAGAAGCTCTAA GTACCACTTTCAAATCTCAGAAGCAGCTGAAAGAAACTCTGAACAAACAACCGAATAAGCCGTGGAAGAAATCTCAAA CATCTACAAACCCAAAAGCTGCTCTGAAGTCCAAGATTGTCGCTGAATTCAGA CCACAGTCTCTCATTGATGAATTGCTATTATATAAGCGCTCGGAAGACCAGATAGAACTGAAAGAGAAGCAGCTTTCCACTATGAGAGTGGATGTATGCAGCACTGAAACACTTAAATGCTTAAAAG acaaaacaggaggaaagaagTTCTCCAAGGAGTTTGAAGAAGCAAGTTCAAAGCTGGAAGAATTTGTAAATGGTTTAGACAAGCAAGTGAAAAATGGTCCCTCGCTAACTGAAGCTCTGGAGAATGCTGGTATATTTTACGAAGCACAGTATAAAGAAGTCAAGGTGGTAGCAAAT GCTTATAAAACATTTGCTAATAGAGTGAGCAATCTAAAGAAAAAGCTGGATCAATTGAAAGCAACGCTTCCCGATCCCGAAGAGTCTCCTGTCCCTTCTCCAAGCATGGATGCCCCGTCTCCAACGGGCTCCGAGTCCCCCTTCCAGGGAATGGGCGAGGAGGATAGCTCACGGTCTCCGGTTGTTGGAAGCCGCAAGACGGTGTCTCCAGAGCCTGTGACGGATAATCGGGATGTGGAGGACATGGAACTCTCGGATGTGGAAGATGATACGTCTAAAATTATTG tggaagagaggaaggagaaacaggctgctccAGCCTCGGCACCTGCGAAGGCTGAAAGTGTCCCCAAAGCGGTGCCGTCTACTGCTGCAATAGGTACAACTTCTGTGACGGTGACGACACCTGCCCAGACTCCCGTGACTCCTCCGACTCCGAAGGCGGTGAGCACGGCGCCAGTTCCGCCGTCGCCAGCGCTTGCTTTGCCGAATCTCGCCAACGTTGACCTGGCGAAGATCAGCTCCATTCTTAGCAGTTTAACTTCTGTTATGAAAAACACAG GTGTCAGTCCCGCATCAAGACCGTCTCCGGGAACGCCGACAAGCCCGACGACTCTTACAGGCGGCTTGAAGACTCCTGTCATGGGGACTCCGTCTGCTCCTTCGAATCCTCTGGCAAATATTCTCTCCAAGGTTGAAATAACTCCGGAAAGTATTTTGTCTGCTCTCTCCAAAACCCAGACACAGACTGCACCAGCGTTGCAAG gtttgtCCTCCTTGCTTCAGAGCGTCGCTGGAAATACAGTTCAGTCGAGCGAAACTGCGTCACAGAGCACTTCAGCCTCACCAGCCAACACGACTGTCCCTTGCATGAAGGGGAGGAATCTTCCTACCAATACTCAGCCCTTTATATCTAAAAGCTTTGGTTATTCTCCAAACTCATCTACTGCTGAGGTTTCTTCAACTTCAGTCAATAAGGCTCCCATCGGACATACCCCAGGGCTTTCAAGTTCTAGTTTTAAGCCACCGACAAATTCCCTGGGCTTTTCCAGTTCCCATCCTACCAGTCCTTCTTCCCTCCTACCGACAGAGACTTCAATGAGTCAATCCTCTGAAATTTCAAAGGCAAAGCTGGAATCGGAACCTCCCTCTCCGAGCCTGGAAATGAAGATACACAATTTCTTGAAGGGAAATCCCGGCTTCAGCGGTCTAAACTTGAATATTCCGATTTTAAGCAGCTTAGGGTCCAACATTGCAACGGAAAGTCACTCGTCTGACTTTCAGCGTGGTCCTACTAGCACTTCTATGGACAATGTGGATGGAACGCCGGTCCGCGACGAGCGAAGCGGGACGCCCACCCAGGACGAGATGATGGATAAGCCGACGTCGAGTAACGTCGACACCATCTCTCTGCTGTCCAAAATCATGAGCCCTGGCTCTTCGACTCCCAGTAGCACCAGATCCCCTCTTCAGAGCAGAGACGACGGCTATTCCCAAGAGCTGTCTAATTCCGTGCACACCTACCGGCCTTTCAGCCTGGGCAGAGATTCTCCAGCCAGCATGTACAAGCAGTCTGCGGATAGCATGGAAATACCCTCCTCTCTAATGGACTCCTCTCAGGAGAAGTTTTATCCGGACACGTCTTTTCAGGAGGACGAGGACTACCGCGACTTTGATTACTCTGGGCCGCCGCCGTCTGCCATGTTAAACCTAGAGAAGAAGCCCGCAAAGTCTATTTTGAAATCGAGTAAACTCTCCGAAGCTACGGAGTACCAGCCGGTTCTGTCTAGTTACAGTCAGAGGTCGCAGGAGTTCAGCGTGAAGTCGTCTTTCCCTCAGTCTATGAGGTCTATTCTCGATCAGAGCGAGAGCTGTGACCCGCTGTCGTCGTCTCCAGGGATGTACGGGAGTTACGGCCTCAGGGGGAACGACTCCACTTCGGATGGCTCCCCTTCGCCCAGCAAGAACGACGTCTTTTTCGCACCAGACTCCAATCATAACAACTTACCCAAATCCGTGGTGCACTCCGGCTTGGCGCAGAAGCAGTATCCAGACTCGCCCCATTCCCTCTCCCACAGGTCGCTTTTCTCTTCTCCAAACGCCCTCTCCAGCCCCGCGGGCAGAGCGGCCACGTCAAGCGTGGAGAAGTCCTTAGGCTCTTCCATTTCCGCCACGTCGACGATGGAGTTCAAGAACATGCTGAAGAACGCGTCCCGGAAGCCCTCCGAGGAGAAGCACTTCAGCCAGGTCTCCAAGGGCGGCTCCGGCGAGGGCGTCGGCTTGTCCAGCCACGGCCAGGCCGGGGTCCCCAAAggcgagcagcagcaggaggagcatTACCGCATAGAAACCAGGGTGTCCTCGTCCTGCTTGGACTTGCCCGACAGCACCGAGGAGAAGGGAGCCCCGATCGAGACGCTGGGATACCACAACGCGTCCAGCCGGGGCATGCCGGGCGAGCCCATCCAGACCGTGGAGTCCATACGAGTCCTCGGGAAGGGGAGCAGAGGGCACGGGCGAGAGGCGAGCAGAGCGGGCTGGTTCGAGATCGGCAACACGGGCAGCGCTTTCGACAACGGGCCCTCGAGCGCCTCGGAGCTGCCCGGCatgggcggcggcgggggcatcGCCGGCTTCCAGGCGCAGTACAAGGAGCACGTGCCGCCGTTTCCCGAGAGCGTGAACAATTTCCGAGCCAATAACTTCAGCCCCGCTTTCGAGCATCGCATCCCGCCTCCCATCGCGCCGCCTCCCCTGGAGCACGGGACTCCCTTCCCGAGGGATCAAGTCGgcgcgcccgccgggcccccggcCGCTCCGCCCAAGGATCACGGAGGCCTCTTCCCCAGGGATCACTCGGTTCCCCCGCACATGCCGCCCGTGGATCACGCTAACCCCTTCTCGAAAGAGacgccggccgcgctgccgctgccgcacGGCgtgccccctccgcccgccgcggAGCACGGCGGCGTCCccttccccgcgccgcccccgccgcccgtcCCCGGGGAGCATCCCGGCGTCCCCTtccccgcgcagccgccgccggccggggagCACGGCGCCGTGCCcttcccggccccggccctgcccgtggagcacggcggcggcggcggcggcggcttcgcCAAGGAGCACGGCGGCCTGCACCAAGGGACGGTCAAGGAGCATTTCGGCGCGCACCCGGCGCCGCGGGAGcacccggcccccgcgcccctggGCCGCGGCCGCGACGGCGCCGGCCTCGCCTCCCTGCCCCGGGAGCAGCTGGGGCCCTCGCGCGGCGTCGGCCCCGCGCACAGGGACGGTGGCGGCCGCGgcagcggcggtggcggcggtggcggcgtcATGATGAGGAACCCGCGGCCCGACTTCCGGCCCCGGGAGCCCTTCGTGAACAGGGACCCGTTTCACAGCCTCAAGAGGCCCCGGCCGCCCTTCGGCAGGGGCTCGCCCTTCTTCGCGCCAAAAcgccccttcttcccccccaggtACTGA